The Blastocatellia bacterium genome has a segment encoding these proteins:
- a CDS encoding FxLYD domain-containing protein, with protein MLHRASERRGSLLISPALPPEVERARLARELHQLTHRSRRQRWIALAVGVILAGLIPLYLFVPAVHERLNPHVTYLRIRLGLQPPPPPPEPTLAPRDLEVSYSNELRETNGKIVLTGTVRNVSAQKTFTNLFAELSLVRKEGRLIETRVVAVKPATLAPGQEGRYELIVPASEFIGNRKVRIFADGVEIPYRYVLPEGIVEVQNSGSPASLPRSSTRRTP; from the coding sequence TTGCTCCACCGCGCGAGCGAGCGGCGCGGCAGCCTGTTGATCAGCCCGGCGCTTCCGCCAGAAGTCGAACGGGCTCGCCTGGCGCGCGAGTTGCACCAGTTGACTCATCGCTCGCGTCGGCAGCGATGGATTGCTCTGGCGGTGGGAGTGATCCTCGCGGGGCTCATCCCGCTCTATCTGTTCGTGCCCGCCGTTCATGAACGGTTGAATCCGCATGTAACCTATCTGCGCATTCGATTGGGGTTACAGCCCCCGCCGCCCCCTCCTGAGCCCACGCTCGCGCCGCGAGACCTGGAAGTGTCGTATTCCAATGAGCTGAGAGAGACAAACGGAAAGATCGTCCTCACCGGCACGGTGAGAAATGTCAGCGCGCAAAAGACCTTCACCAATCTCTTCGCGGAACTGTCGCTTGTCCGCAAAGAGGGCCGACTCATCGAAACGCGCGTGGTGGCCGTCAAACCGGCGACGCTCGCTCCCGGTCAGGAGGGGCGCTATGAGCTGATCGTTCCGGCATCCGAGTTCATCGGCAACCGCAAGGTCCGCATCTTTGCCGACGGTGTGGAGATTCCCTACCGGTATGTTTTGCCCGAGGGGATCGTGGAGGTGCAGAATTCCGGCTCGCCCGCATCACTCCCTCGCTCTTCGACGCGGAGAACCCCATGA